The following is a genomic window from Mesotoga sp. UBA6090.
TTGTATTGACCCTTTCAATAGTGAAGCTTTCAACTATCTCCTCATGCCGCAGAATCTCTTTCCCATCCGGATGCGACCAACCCAACAAAGCAAGAAAATTGAAGAACGCTTCAGGCAGAAATCCCTTTTCTCTGAACTGCTCGACCGAGGTATCGCCATGCCTTTTGCTGAGCTTCTTACCATCAGGTCCGAGAATCATAGACACATGGGCGAACGAGGGTATTGGAACCCCAAAGGCTTCATACAGAGCCAGTTGCCTCAGTGTATTTGAAAGATGGTCGTCTCCTCTTATTACGTGAGAAATCTCCATCGAGATATCGTCGGCAACTACAGCGAAGTTGTAGATTGGCTGCCCGTTGGAACGCATGATCACGAAATCACCTATCGCCCCCTCTTTGAAGACGACTTCGCCCTTTATCTTGTCCGAAAGCAGGTACTCCTTGCGGGGCATTTTGAAGAAGACAACAGGATTCAGCTGTCTTGATTCAAATTCCGATACTCTATCGGCCGAATTGAAGGACTCTAGCATCACTTGATCGTAGTGTGGAGCTTTCCCTTCAGAAAGAAGCTTGTCGTGCAGTTCTTCTATCTCCTCCGGATAAGCGTAAACCTTATAGGCCAGACCCCTTTCAAGGAGATCTCTGACCATGTCTCTGTAAATCTCTCCCCTTTCACTTTGCCTGTACGGTCCAAAAGCGCCACCGACATCTGGTCCCTCGTCCCATGTAATGCCCAACCACAGAAGTGCTTCCATCAGTTGTTCTTCGAACTCCTTCGTAGATCTAGAAATATCTGTATCTTCAACTCGTAGAACAAGCTTCCCTGCATAGTGCTTTGCGTACAGATAGTTAAAAAGCGCAGTTCTTGCTCCACCGACATGAAGAAATCCAGTAGGGCTGGGAGCAAATCTCACTCTAATCATCACAATCACTTTCCTTTCCAAGAAAAGCGAGCAAAATACCTGAGATCGTTTTGCTGTCAGTTATCTGCCCGTCGATTATCATTTCGATTGCCTCTTTGGTGTCAATCACAACCGGTTCCACAAACTCACCCACATCGGGACTCGGATCCTGAACCCTTTCAACTTCCGAAAAATAGATGTGTATTATCTCATCGGAAAAACCAGGCGAAGTCTCAATCGTTGCCAGTTTACGCAGATCTTTCGGAATGTATCCCGTCTCCTCCAGTAACTCTCTTCGGGCACATTCTTCAGGACTCTCGCCTGCATCCA
Proteins encoded in this region:
- the gltX gene encoding glutamate--tRNA ligase, whose product is MIRVRFAPSPTGFLHVGGARTALFNYLYAKHYAGKLVLRVEDTDISRSTKEFEEQLMEALLWLGITWDEGPDVGGAFGPYRQSERGEIYRDMVRDLLERGLAYKVYAYPEEIEELHDKLLSEGKAPHYDQVMLESFNSADRVSEFESRQLNPVVFFKMPRKEYLLSDKIKGEVVFKEGAIGDFVIMRSNGQPIYNFAVVADDISMEISHVIRGDDHLSNTLRQLALYEAFGVPIPSFAHVSMILGPDGKKLSKRHGDTSVEQFREKGFLPEAFFNFLALLGWSHPDGKEILRHEEIVESFTIERVNTSAAIFDDAKLRWMNGVYIRETDLDRITNLTIPFIVESNLMTSEEVVANRKWLRRAIDSVRKGVETLSEVPEKMRLYFDDPELTPFSPSNDSEKGVYRALEAFKDRVEYLDSWNNDEIVGTIRAIIKEMKPDRKGFYMTLRYILTSTEEGPELVDVIFLLGRNKTLNRLQRALRMA
- a CDS encoding NUDIX hydrolase — encoded protein: MELSTGKEEIFSGRILKLEKHTVTLQDGSTASREVVRHSGAVAIVAVSGSKLLLVKQFRFPVQKSTLEIPAGKLDAGESPEECARRELLEETGYIPKDLRKLATIETSPGFSDEIIHIYFSEVERVQDPSPDVGEFVEPVVIDTKEAIEMIIDGQITDSKTISGILLAFLGKESDCDD